The following proteins come from a genomic window of Chryseobacterium glaciei:
- a CDS encoding phospho-sugar mutase encodes MTTLEKAKLWLSDTFDNETRDAVQSLIDSNSPDLEDSFYRELEFGTGGMRGIMGVGTNRLNKYTLGQATQGLANYMLTQFPNEEIKVAIAYDVRHNSKEFGKLVADVLTANGIKVLLFKDHRPTPELSFTVRDKKCNGGIVLTASHNPPEYNGYKVYWNDGAQIVPPHDEAIINEVYSVKFDEIKFEGNDDLIEWIGPEQDDVYIDACIENSTYQNVGKENLNIVFTSIHGTTYTTVPKALEKAGFKKIDLVKEQMIPSGNFTTVESPNPEEPAALEMAMDLAKITNADIVIGTDPDGDRLGIAVRNLEGKMQLLNGNQTNTILTYYILNEWRKLDKITGSEFIGSTIVTSDIFFDIAQKFGVQCKSGLTGFKWIGKMIREAEGKEKFICGGEESFGFMTGDFVRDKDSCGSILVACEIAAWCKANGRTMYQYLIEIYQEVGMYYEGLVNLVRKGRDGAEEIQNMMKNFRENPPKELAGSLVEEVKDFKEQTNFVVSKNEKLMMNEIPKSNVLIYYTQDGTKVCVRPSGTEPKIKFYISVKDSINSEADFKKKLESLEEKIQEVKKDLKLD; translated from the coding sequence ATGACAACATTAGAAAAAGCAAAACTTTGGTTAAGTGACACATTCGATAATGAAACAAGAGACGCTGTTCAATCATTAATTGACAGCAATTCGCCTGATTTAGAAGACTCTTTTTATAGAGAATTAGAGTTTGGAACAGGAGGGATGCGCGGAATTATGGGTGTCGGAACCAATCGTTTAAATAAATATACGTTAGGTCAAGCAACACAGGGACTTGCGAATTATATGTTAACGCAATTTCCTAATGAAGAAATCAAAGTTGCGATTGCTTATGACGTGCGTCACAATTCAAAAGAATTTGGAAAATTGGTTGCTGATGTTTTAACGGCGAACGGAATAAAAGTGCTTCTTTTTAAAGATCACAGACCGACTCCAGAATTGTCTTTCACGGTTCGTGATAAGAAATGTAATGGAGGAATTGTATTAACGGCTTCTCACAATCCGCCTGAATATAACGGTTACAAAGTATATTGGAATGACGGTGCGCAAATCGTTCCGCCACATGACGAGGCGATTATTAATGAAGTATATTCTGTAAAATTTGATGAAATTAAATTCGAAGGAAACGATGATTTAATTGAATGGATTGGGCCGGAACAAGACGATGTTTACATTGATGCTTGTATCGAAAACTCTACGTATCAGAACGTTGGAAAAGAAAATTTAAACATAGTTTTCACTTCAATCCACGGAACGACTTATACAACGGTTCCTAAAGCTTTAGAAAAAGCAGGTTTCAAAAAGATCGATCTTGTTAAGGAGCAGATGATTCCGAGCGGAAATTTCACAACGGTAGAATCCCCAAATCCTGAAGAGCCTGCAGCGTTGGAAATGGCAATGGATTTAGCAAAAATTACTAATGCAGACATCGTTATCGGAACAGATCCTGATGGCGACAGATTAGGAATTGCTGTTAGAAATCTTGAAGGAAAAATGCAGTTATTGAATGGTAATCAGACAAATACGATTCTTACCTACTATATTTTAAATGAATGGAGAAAATTAGATAAAATCACAGGTTCTGAATTTATCGGTTCTACGATCGTAACTTCAGATATTTTCTTTGATATTGCTCAGAAATTCGGTGTTCAATGTAAATCTGGACTTACAGGTTTCAAATGGATCGGAAAAATGATCCGTGAAGCAGAAGGAAAAGAAAAATTCATTTGTGGTGGTGAAGAAAGTTTTGGTTTTATGACGGGAGATTTCGTTCGCGATAAAGATTCTTGTGGAAGTATCCTTGTTGCGTGTGAGATTGCTGCATGGTGTAAAGCCAATGGTAGAACGATGTATCAATATTTAATCGAGATTTATCAGGAAGTAGGAATGTACTATGAGGGGTTGGTAAATCTTGTAAGAAAAGGTAGAGACGGAGCTGAAGAAATTCAGAATATGATGAAAAACTTCCGTGAAAATCCTCCTAAAGAATTAGCAGGTTCGCTGGTTGAAGAAGTAAAGGATTTTAAAGAGCAGACTAATTTTGTCGTTTCCAAAAACGAAAAATTGATGATGAACGAAATTCCAAAATCTAACGTATTAATTTATTATACTCAGGACGGAACAAAAGTTTGTGTAAGACCTTCTGGTACAGAACCTAAGATCAAGTTTTATATTTCAGTAAAAGACAGTATTAATTCTGAAGCAGATTTCAAGAAAAAACTGGAAAGTTTGGAAGAAAAAATTCAGGAAGTAAAAAAAGATTTGAAGCTGGATTAA